A window from Hemicordylus capensis ecotype Gifberg chromosome 2, rHemCap1.1.pri, whole genome shotgun sequence encodes these proteins:
- the FKBPL gene encoding FK506-binding protein-like, translated as MASTATASEKKPDLGGEQKSKNPNQGPSTDEGNRQDADLEGGEKESGTKLKGEDLKENQPLPNQPRSANRDVPWTCPDGTFVKLVLETGTGLDKPKEGSVCQVFIETEPGSPLSYPSQNWAEVELGGGDADWDGIVDRGLETMLAGEQAELRLTGGGSIMIQLASFTQAKDSWEMSASEKWNLVIRNKERGSELYRAGDISAAARRYARALRLLVVAAPPPDYDQIKAELHANLAACQLRLRQPANAACNCTKTLALQPTNTKALFRRGLAYDAMNDLEGAAQDLKGVLQVEAGNRAARRELERVMERIRVRDAKLARAMQKMFG; from the coding sequence ATGGCAAGTACAGCAACAGCCAGTGAGAAGAAACCAGATCTAGGAGGAGAGCAGAAGAGCAAGAACCCAAACCAGGGACCAAGCACTGATGAAGGAAACAGGCAAGATGCAGATCTCGAGGGCGGAGAAAAGGAGAGTGGGACCAAGTTGAAAGGCGAGGACCTGAAAGAGAACCAGCCCCTGCCCAACCAACCAAGATCAGCCAATAGGGATGTCCCTTGGACCTGCCCAGATGGCACCTTTGTTAAACTGGTCTTGGAGACTGGCACAGGTTTGGATAAGCCAAAGGAAGGTTCTGTATGCCAAGTCTTCATTGAGACTGAGCCAGGAAGCCCCTTGAGTTACCCATCCCAGAACTGGGCTGAGGTGGAGCTGGGTGGGGGTGACGCTGATTGGGATGGGATCGTAGATCGTGGCCTAGAGACAATGCTGGCTGGGGAGCAGGCAGAGCTAAGGTTAACCGGAGGAGGCAGCATTATGATCCAACTGgcaagcttcacacaggccaagGACTCCTGGGAGATGAGCGCCAGTGAGAAGTGGAACTTGGTTATCCGCAACAAAGAGAGGGGCAGCGAACTGTACCGAGCTGGGGATATCAGCGCAGCCGCACGGCGCTACGCCAGAGCCTTGCGGCTGCTTGTGGTGGCCGCCCCTCCCCCAGACTACGACCAAATTAAAGCAGAGCTCCATGCGAACCTGGCTGCCTGCCAACTCCGGTTGCGCCAGCCAGCAAACGCGGCCTGCAACTGCACCAAGACGCTAGCGTTACAGCCCACCAATACGAAGGCGTTGTTTCGACGGGGCTTAGCCTACGATGCCATGAATGACCTGGAGGGGGCAGCACAAGATCTGAAGGGCGTCTTGCAAGTGGAGGCAGGAAACCGAGCTGCCCGGCGGGAGCTGGAAAGGGTAATGGAGAGGATCAGGGTGCGGGATGCCAAATTGGCACGGGCCATGCAGAAGATGTTTGGCTGA